Genomic DNA from bacterium:
AAACTCCATTACCTCCCTTTGCGGATTTTCGTTTAAAATTATCAATGTATCCACATTTAAGCTGCTTGTTGAGGCAGGGAAAATAAAATATTCCCTTTTAAGGAGGTCTTTAATTATCTGGAAATTCTCTGTTTTTCCTAAGAATCCAATGGATTTCTGTCTTGTCTTTGAAAGCTTAAGGATTAATGATGTAATGTCATATTCCAATAAATCTGGTTTTTCAACAAATGGTATTATTTGATGCCTATTTTTATAACTTATATCTATGCCAAGATATACACCGATTGTCTCTATTTTATCCTTTTGGATAACAGAAAGCCCGACCTGTGGAATTCCCAGCAATTTAAGCCTTTGTTCTATTTCTTCTTTCTCTGGCTCAACAAATAAAAATTTAACATTGCCATTTCCATAGACTCTATATTCCTTAAGAATATCCTCTACAGCCATCCTTATTCCAGAAAGATTTGGAGGGAGATTTTTTGAAAAATAACAATTAATTTCAAGGGGGCTATCTATTTTTTTAAGAATTTTTTTTGTTGAAGAAGATAGGGAATAAAGCCTTTCTTCTGTCATATCAAGCCTTACAAATAGATAGGAAAAGGCTAGGTTTAGAAGAATCAATATTGTAAGAAACAGGCTTGCTGGAAGAATTGCTTTTGAAAGCCTTTTTCTCATATTTTCACAAATTTTTGTTGTAAGATAAAGAAATAGCATAATAATGGAGGTGTAATAAATAATATCCCTTGAATCTATAATGCCCCTTCCAACAGAATCAAAGCGAGCTCCTAGGCTTAAAGATCTAAAAATGGGAACAAGGAAATCTGGAATGCCTGTAAGGACAAAATTTTCTGAGAGTATAAGGAGGATAAAGGAAAAAACAATTGAGAGAACATACGAGAGGATTAAGCTCCCTGAAAGGGATGAAAAAAATATACCAATTGAGATATATACACCAGCAAGTAAAAGGGAGGATATGTATCCTCCGATAAGTGGCCCTATATCAGGGCTTCCAACAAAAAATATTGCAATTGGTATTGGCAAGGTAAATAGAAGAAGAAAACCAACGAATGCCCAAGAGCCCAAAAACTTTCCAAATACAAGCTCCCTATCTTTTATGGGAAGGGTAAAAAGAATCTCAATTGTTCCAAGGGATTTTTCAGAAGAAAAAAGCCCCATTGTGATAGCTGGAATAAAAAAGAGAAAAAACCAGGGGATAAGCTCAAAAAATAGCCTCATAGATGCCTCATTTATCAAGAAAAATGGCTTCATAAAAAGCCAATTTGATATAAGGGCAAAGAGAAAGAGGATAATATATCCTGTGGTTGTGTTAAGGTAAGAATAAAATTCCTTTTTGAATATAGC
This window encodes:
- a CDS encoding Gldg family protein codes for the protein MKILAIFKKEFYSYLNTTTGYIILFLFALISNWLFMKPFFLINEASMRLFFELIPWFFLFFIPAITMGLFSSEKSLGTIEILFTLPIKDRELVFGKFLGSWAFVGFLLLFTLPIPIAIFFVGSPDIGPLIGGYISSLLLAGVYISIGIFFSSLSGSLILSYVLSIVFSFILLILSENFVLTGIPDFLVPIFRSLSLGARFDSVGRGIIDSRDIIYYTSIIMLFLYLTTKICENMRKRLSKAILPASLFLTILILLNLAFSYLFVRLDMTEERLYSLSSSTKKILKKIDSPLEINCYFSKNLPPNLSGIRMAVEDILKEYRVYGNGNVKFLFVEPEKEEIEQRLKLLGIPQVGLSVIQKDKIETIGVYLGIDISYKNRHQIIPFVEKPDLLEYDITSLILKLSKTRQKSIGFLGKTENFQIIKDLLKREYFIFPASTSSLNVDTLIILNENPQREVMEFVKGGGGLFLLINPIKIDGFTAIKEGLFDLRPYGINIKSDLVLDPSCSYASFNTGQYVFTTPYLFWTKIESDGFNKKSPIVSNIESLVFPWTSSIEAKNADVLISSSKYSWSQEAYFDLNPQQRFIPKIKKSFPLAVSFSYGKGRVVVVGNSRFIEDRFLSQFINNHIFFMNTVDWISFKDELIGIRGKGKTERPLKALSSSGKAFVKNLVVFLSPLIAIILGIIRLCMPRLP